In one window of Tumebacillus algifaecis DNA:
- a CDS encoding non-ribosomal peptide synthetase, translating to MANEKVDLKKELTRYLLAKVKQKDLALDVAVEYIKELQSMSGRESEYMAVVGLSCRFPDADNPDQFWENLAAGRNSIGKFPASRSEDCRRIGEDPSQFMRAGFLESVDQFDPEYFNIPPRVAVKMDPYHRLLLQVLIETIEDAGYHRGQLKGRDIGVFIGNDHTHRLVNSYLSFLSEADFTVLTGSWTGVLASRLSYLLNLRGPALVVDTACSSSLVALDSAIKAIQQGDCESALVGGANLLLTPGNFGVDDIQSDQFIVRAFDYRAEGTTWGEGVAAVYIKPLSKALADRDHIYGVIRGVALNNDGASNGMTAPNARAQQDVLSKAWERAAIPPETISYIETHGTGTKLGDPIEIKGLAGAFSKHTKKRQFCAIGSIKTNIGHTVGAAGMASLIKVLLSLREQALPPSLNFSQPNPLIDFCNSPVYIQDALSDWKAGETPRRAGISSFSLSGTNAHVVVEEAPADTRSAGSAGWQLLPLSARSEELLRETVLRYLQHVRKHAGLRLEDICFTASTGREHEPVRAALLCQDAEGLRAGLESLFETLACRGQDASNESGIVKQGDKFSLFLSPDGAVAHQEADAEANRLLTILSAPEASNERNTWEALSTSYVKGAYVHFDALYEGQAVKRCSLPPRVFKNQRYWDETPKEKVATRSRDAESEQEQVLDPAQLWAEAQTAASRLAEGEASTGQVEQFVAWVWSEVLGYPKIQPGDDYYALGGDSVTGLRIIQGINVTFGVELPISVLMGTPVFSGFVQRLKDEFGVDEKNLSAIQQVRDQTASPAVNRAEPFPLSPAQSNIFLTASLQPSSLSYNVTGTKRMSGGAELATVEAILHQLIERHDSLRTSFYLDGETPVQRVHDRVDFAVERRVIQADDQKARTEQVQDELKEFVRPFDLSKAPLIRARFIEFDDGESYLAIDMHHIVTDGTSMGVLFHDYMTIEAGRKLLPLTMSYQDAVEWLIGRQAEPRFMKQRQWWIDQFAEGVPTLNLPTDQHRPTVRDYRGDRVFHTIPSELTLQLKSLAKTSGATLFMVLLGAFHHLLARLGNERDVVIGTPVSGRTRMEFQSLVGMFVNTLPIRTTSQEADTFLEFLGQLKTTVLGAYEHQDYPYESLLEDIKPERIPGRNPLFDVYFALQNIDMGLTGNDEQFISFESGSSKFDMTVSARETADGLLIEWEYAESLFNRQRIERMVHQFQTLLEAIVASPKHTLGELEFIADSERNLLLQEWNETATAYPGARGIVPLFEEIVERQGQAVALLMDEQKMSYAELNALSNRIARAIVAQGAQPGMAVALLFERSFDMIAAILGVLKAGCHYVPLDTGYPAVRLQDMMKDSKAALLVTHRALEATVLEGQVGELAVLSLDQLPATLSDHNLGIESDGADLAYIVYTSGSTGVPKGTLIRQDGVVRVVRDAGYLTIAPEDVLLQLSNYSFDGATFDLFGALLNGASLVLLNKQEVVDPKRLGQVISRHGVSVFFITTALFNALVDASPASLDGVRVILFGGEAASLHHVQKAFERLGPNRLFNVYGPTETTVFATYYPIQELRDDEALPIGKAIGNTTLYVLDDQMRLQPIGVPGELYIGGAGLAVGYLNQQQLTAERFVENPFRAGDRLYRTGDLVAWGEDGYLRYHGRRDQQVKLRGFRIELPEIEAAARKHQSVREVCAGVYESATGARTLTLWVVPEQEQSFDGDALRQALSLLLPEYMVPTFVVTLDVLPINKNGKIDKAALPAPELRPDAERREPRNEQEALLVEIWTGVLGVTPGIDDNFFALGGDSIKAIQVVAKVQAAGLGLEMGELFQYPTVESLAPHLQAQRQTEAEQGAVTGPCAPTVIQSAFLEQETRADHFTQAMLIQGVPSLDRAKLQTALTKLCQHHDALRIAVATDGSMRLREPEEGTLFHLADLPSGLAENELRDVLVEVQRQIGLADGPLVVAAMNAEEGKLLLAIHHIAVDVVSWNSLLEDLVSLLATPDQPLPLKTTPLPVWTQSLHEWAQNGGATDELLYWREVAAAAEAETLQDRVETFRHAETASVTCTIDGETGGALCGDANRAYHTETVHLVLSVLTQGLCTWFDSSALLLNLEGHGREEFATGLDVSRTVGWFTSNYPVLFRTDAEVGEMVKAVKESMRSVPRRGFGFGVLKALTPDLAPEDRALFDQLRPIVNFNYLGVQGGRNEAGITVETLPGELTVDPNVESAWALDIVGSQIGSAVSLEIRYPKPLYRAEQIDDLVGILTKTANEVVQFLSARQDGEKTASDFSVTPLRQDELESILDDLDLDF from the coding sequence ATGGCAAATGAGAAGGTTGACCTCAAGAAAGAGCTAACACGTTATCTTCTTGCCAAAGTGAAACAAAAAGATTTGGCACTCGATGTGGCGGTTGAGTATATCAAAGAACTGCAATCTATGTCTGGCCGCGAGTCGGAGTATATGGCGGTGGTGGGGTTGTCCTGCCGCTTTCCCGATGCGGACAATCCCGACCAGTTCTGGGAAAACCTCGCCGCCGGCCGCAATTCGATCGGGAAGTTTCCTGCTTCCCGATCGGAGGATTGCCGTCGCATCGGCGAAGATCCTTCCCAGTTTATGCGTGCGGGCTTTCTGGAGTCGGTCGATCAGTTCGACCCCGAATACTTTAACATTCCGCCCCGTGTCGCCGTCAAAATGGACCCGTACCATCGATTGCTGCTCCAAGTCCTCATCGAAACGATCGAAGATGCGGGCTATCATCGCGGACAGCTAAAGGGTCGCGACATCGGCGTGTTCATCGGGAACGACCATACGCACCGTCTTGTCAATTCCTACCTGTCTTTCTTGTCGGAAGCAGATTTCACCGTGCTGACCGGGTCTTGGACAGGCGTGCTGGCCAGCCGTCTCTCCTATCTGTTAAATCTTCGTGGGCCTGCGCTGGTCGTGGACACCGCCTGTTCTTCCTCGCTGGTCGCTTTGGATTCGGCGATCAAAGCGATTCAACAAGGGGACTGTGAATCGGCGCTGGTCGGCGGGGCCAACCTGTTGCTCACGCCGGGGAATTTTGGAGTGGACGATATTCAGTCCGATCAGTTCATCGTGCGGGCGTTTGACTACCGCGCCGAAGGCACCACTTGGGGCGAAGGCGTGGCGGCCGTCTATATCAAGCCGCTTTCAAAAGCGCTGGCCGACCGCGATCACATCTACGGTGTGATTCGCGGGGTGGCGCTGAACAATGACGGCGCTTCGAACGGGATGACCGCGCCAAACGCCAGAGCACAGCAGGATGTGCTGTCCAAAGCGTGGGAGCGGGCCGCGATTCCGCCGGAGACGATCTCCTATATTGAAACGCATGGCACGGGGACGAAACTGGGAGACCCGATCGAAATCAAAGGTCTGGCCGGAGCGTTTTCGAAACACACCAAAAAGCGCCAATTCTGTGCGATCGGCTCGATCAAAACGAACATCGGGCACACGGTCGGCGCAGCAGGCATGGCGTCGCTGATCAAAGTGCTGTTGTCACTTCGGGAGCAAGCACTGCCGCCCAGCCTCAATTTTAGTCAGCCCAATCCCTTGATCGACTTTTGCAACAGCCCGGTCTACATCCAAGATGCGCTGTCCGACTGGAAGGCAGGGGAAACGCCGCGCCGAGCTGGGATCAGCTCGTTCAGTCTGTCGGGAACGAATGCGCACGTTGTTGTCGAGGAAGCACCTGCCGATACGAGAAGCGCAGGAAGTGCGGGATGGCAGCTCCTGCCTTTGTCCGCACGCTCCGAGGAACTGTTGCGCGAGACGGTGCTGCGCTACCTGCAACATGTGCGCAAGCATGCCGGACTGCGTTTGGAAGACATATGCTTTACGGCCAGCACGGGACGGGAGCATGAGCCCGTTCGTGCCGCCTTGCTCTGTCAGGATGCGGAGGGACTGCGCGCTGGGTTGGAGTCTTTGTTCGAGACGCTGGCTTGCCGCGGTCAAGACGCAAGCAACGAGTCGGGCATCGTCAAGCAAGGGGACAAGTTCTCGCTCTTTTTATCGCCTGATGGAGCGGTTGCCCATCAAGAAGCAGATGCGGAAGCGAACCGTCTCCTCACCATTTTGAGCGCACCTGAAGCGAGCAACGAGCGGAACACATGGGAAGCGTTATCCACAAGCTATGTCAAAGGCGCCTATGTACATTTCGACGCGCTGTACGAAGGACAGGCGGTAAAGCGCTGTTCCTTGCCGCCCCGCGTGTTTAAGAACCAGCGCTATTGGGATGAAACGCCGAAGGAAAAGGTGGCAACCCGTTCCCGCGATGCTGAAAGCGAACAGGAGCAGGTGCTCGACCCCGCGCAGCTGTGGGCGGAAGCGCAAACGGCTGCCTCCCGCTTAGCGGAAGGGGAGGCGTCTACAGGCCAAGTCGAGCAGTTTGTGGCCTGGGTTTGGTCGGAAGTGCTCGGGTATCCGAAGATTCAGCCGGGCGATGATTATTACGCGCTGGGCGGCGATTCGGTGACCGGACTGCGGATCATCCAAGGGATTAACGTCACGTTTGGCGTGGAACTGCCGATTTCGGTGCTGATGGGAACTCCGGTTTTCTCCGGCTTCGTCCAGCGGCTGAAAGATGAATTTGGCGTTGACGAGAAAAACTTGTCGGCCATCCAGCAGGTTCGCGATCAAACGGCCTCACCAGCGGTGAACCGTGCAGAACCGTTCCCGCTGTCCCCGGCACAGAGCAACATTTTCCTGACGGCCAGCTTACAGCCGTCCTCGCTCAGCTACAACGTGACGGGAACGAAGCGGATGAGCGGTGGCGCAGAATTGGCTACGGTGGAGGCGATTTTGCACCAACTGATCGAGCGACATGACAGTCTGCGCACCTCGTTTTATCTGGATGGTGAAACGCCCGTGCAGCGCGTGCATGACCGTGTCGATTTCGCAGTCGAGCGCCGCGTGATCCAAGCGGACGATCAGAAAGCGCGGACGGAGCAGGTGCAGGACGAATTGAAAGAGTTTGTCCGGCCATTCGATTTGAGCAAGGCTCCTTTGATTCGAGCGAGATTTATCGAATTTGACGATGGCGAGTCCTATCTGGCCATCGATATGCATCATATCGTGACGGACGGAACTTCGATGGGCGTTCTGTTTCACGACTATATGACCATAGAGGCGGGCAGGAAGTTACTGCCGCTTACGATGAGCTATCAGGATGCGGTGGAGTGGCTGATCGGTCGCCAAGCCGAACCGCGTTTTATGAAACAGCGCCAATGGTGGATCGATCAATTTGCAGAGGGCGTTCCGACGTTGAATCTGCCGACCGATCAACATCGACCGACTGTGCGCGATTACCGAGGCGACCGGGTCTTCCATACGATTCCGAGCGAATTGACCCTGCAACTCAAGTCACTGGCGAAAACGTCGGGAGCGACTCTGTTCATGGTCTTGCTGGGCGCGTTCCATCATCTTTTGGCGCGTCTTGGCAACGAGCGAGATGTGGTGATCGGCACGCCCGTTTCGGGACGGACGCGGATGGAATTCCAAAGCTTGGTCGGCATGTTTGTCAACACCCTGCCGATCAGAACGACATCGCAGGAAGCGGACACGTTCCTCGAATTTTTGGGCCAGTTGAAAACCACCGTTTTGGGCGCTTATGAGCATCAGGATTATCCTTATGAATCGCTCCTTGAAGACATCAAGCCGGAACGCATTCCGGGACGCAATCCGTTGTTCGATGTGTATTTTGCACTCCAAAATATCGACATGGGATTGACCGGAAATGATGAGCAGTTCATCAGCTTCGAATCGGGAAGCTCCAAGTTCGACATGACGGTCAGCGCGCGGGAAACTGCCGATGGACTGCTGATCGAATGGGAATATGCGGAGTCGTTGTTCAACCGTCAGCGGATCGAGCGCATGGTGCACCAATTCCAAACACTGCTTGAAGCGATCGTCGCTAGCCCCAAGCATACGCTCGGCGAATTGGAGTTTATCGCAGACAGCGAACGCAACCTGCTCTTGCAGGAGTGGAATGAGACGGCGACCGCCTACCCGGGCGCGCGCGGGATTGTGCCGCTGTTTGAAGAGATCGTGGAGCGGCAGGGACAAGCGGTAGCGTTGCTCATGGATGAGCAAAAGATGAGCTACGCCGAACTGAACGCGCTCAGCAATCGGATCGCCAGAGCGATTGTTGCACAAGGAGCACAACCGGGCATGGCTGTGGCTTTGCTCTTTGAGCGCTCGTTTGACATGATCGCAGCGATCCTCGGCGTGCTGAAAGCGGGATGCCACTACGTTCCGCTCGATACGGGATATCCGGCCGTCCGTCTGCAGGACATGATGAAAGACAGCAAGGCCGCCCTGCTCGTGACACATCGTGCACTGGAAGCAACCGTTTTGGAAGGACAGGTCGGGGAACTTGCCGTGTTGAGTCTCGACCAACTGCCCGCTACGTTATCCGATCACAATCTGGGGATCGAATCGGACGGAGCAGACCTCGCGTACATCGTGTATACGTCTGGTTCCACCGGTGTTCCGAAAGGCACGCTGATCCGTCAAGACGGCGTGGTTCGCGTGGTGCGCGATGCGGGGTACCTCACCATCGCGCCAGAAGATGTCTTGTTGCAGTTATCGAACTATTCATTCGATGGTGCGACATTCGATCTGTTCGGAGCGCTGTTGAACGGTGCTAGTCTGGTCCTGCTCAACAAGCAGGAAGTGGTCGATCCCAAGCGGTTAGGTCAGGTCATTTCGCGACATGGCGTTTCGGTATTTTTCATCACGACGGCGCTGTTTAATGCGTTGGTGGATGCAAGTCCCGCATCACTGGACGGTGTGCGTGTGATCCTGTTTGGCGGGGAAGCGGCATCGTTGCACCATGTGCAGAAAGCGTTCGAACGCCTAGGCCCGAACCGTTTGTTCAATGTCTACGGTCCGACCGAGACGACGGTGTTTGCCACCTATTATCCGATCCAAGAACTGCGTGACGATGAGGCATTGCCGATCGGCAAAGCGATTGGCAACACCACGCTGTATGTGCTCGATGATCAGATGCGTCTGCAACCGATCGGCGTGCCAGGCGAACTTTACATCGGCGGTGCCGGGCTCGCGGTCGGTTATCTGAACCAGCAACAGCTCACAGCTGAACGTTTCGTCGAAAATCCGTTCCGAGCGGGCGACCGCTTGTATCGGACGGGCGATTTGGTCGCTTGGGGTGAAGATGGCTACCTCAGGTATCACGGTCGTCGCGACCAGCAGGTGAAGCTGAGAGGATTCCGCATCGAATTGCCGGAGATCGAAGCGGCGGCGCGCAAACATCAATCGGTGCGCGAAGTCTGTGCTGGCGTTTACGAAAGCGCGACCGGGGCGCGCACCTTGACCTTATGGGTCGTCCCGGAACAGGAGCAGTCATTCGATGGGGACGCGTTGCGTCAAGCGCTGTCACTGCTGCTGCCGGAGTATATGGTGCCAACCTTCGTCGTCACCTTAGATGTCCTGCCAATCAATAAAAACGGAAAAATCGACAAAGCCGCACTGCCAGCACCTGAGCTGCGCCCCGATGCGGAACGTCGAGAGCCGCGCAACGAGCAGGAAGCGTTGCTGGTCGAAATCTGGACCGGAGTGCTCGGCGTGACACCAGGTATCGACGATAACTTCTTTGCGCTCGGCGGCGACTCGATCAAAGCGATCCAAGTCGTGGCGAAAGTACAAGCGGCTGGACTCGGCCTCGAGATGGGCGAACTGTTTCAGTATCCGACCGTCGAATCGCTGGCCCCACACCTGCAAGCTCAGCGCCAAACGGAAGCGGAACAAGGCGCGGTCACAGGCCCTTGCGCCCCGACTGTGATCCAATCTGCATTTTTGGAGCAAGAGACCCGAGCGGATCACTTCACACAAGCGATGTTGATCCAAGGTGTGCCGAGCTTGGATCGAGCCAAGCTTCAGACCGCATTGACAAAGCTCTGCCAGCATCATGATGCGTTGCGAATTGCCGTTGCGACAGATGGTAGCATGCGTTTACGTGAGCCAGAAGAAGGAACGCTGTTCCATCTGGCCGACCTGCCTTCAGGCTTAGCGGAAAACGAACTGCGCGACGTGCTGGTTGAAGTTCAGCGTCAGATCGGTCTAGCGGATGGTCCGCTGGTCGTGGCTGCGATGAACGCTGAAGAAGGCAAACTTCTGCTCGCCATTCATCACATCGCGGTGGACGTCGTGTCTTGGAACTCCCTGTTGGAGGATTTGGTGTCCCTGTTAGCCACTCCTGACCAGCCACTGCCGCTGAAAACGACGCCATTGCCCGTCTGGACCCAGTCTTTGCATGAATGGGCACAAAACGGAGGCGCAACAGATGAATTGCTCTATTGGCGTGAAGTGGCGGCTGCGGCAGAAGCTGAGACTTTGCAAGACCGCGTAGAGACTTTCCGCCACGCTGAGACGGCAAGTGTCACTTGCACGATCGACGGCGAAACGGGTGGCGCTCTCTGTGGCGATGCGAACCGCGCTTATCATACAGAAACGGTGCACCTTGTGCTCTCCGTCTTAACGCAAGGTCTGTGCACATGGTTCGACTCTTCTGCACTGCTGCTCAACCTCGAAGGTCACGGGCGTGAAGAGTTTGCGACCGGACTCGATGTGAGTCGGACGGTCGGCTGGTTCACGAGCAACTATCCGGTCTTGTTCCGCACCGATGCGGAAGTGGGCGAGATGGTAAAAGCGGTGAAAGAGTCGATGCGCAGCGTCCCGCGCCGCGGATTTGGCTTTGGCGTTCTAAAAGCGCTGACTCCCGATTTGGCACCAGAAGATCGAGCCCTTTTTGATCAATTGCGTCCGATCGTCAACTTTAACTACCTGGGTGTCCAAGGCGGCCGCAATGAAGCGGGCATCACCGTTGAGACACTGCCGGGCGAGCTGACCGTCGATCCAAATGTGGAGAGCGCTTGGGCGCTAGATATTGTGGGAAGTCAGATCGGTTCGGCCGTCTCCTTGGAGATCAGATATCCCAAGCCGCTGTATCGTGCAGAGCAGATCGACGACTTGGTGGGGATCTTAACGAAAACGGCGAACGAAGTCGTTCAATTCCTGAGCGCACGTCAGGACGGAGAAAAGACAGCTTCCGATTTCTCGGTGACTCCGCTGCGGCAAGATGAGCTGGAGAGCATCTTGGACGATTTGGATCTGGATTTCTAG
- a CDS encoding non-ribosomal peptide synthetase codes for MTRKENIQDIYGLSPMQKGMLLNHAVDPTSSAYTEQFDFRIGGDVDPERMEWALNRLSERHEILRTVFSYRKTDEPRQVVLKSRPPEFTVIDLREEQAPEALVEQFKTEQRERGFDLSAEVLVRGALLRLADQKWSFVFTFHHILLDGWSLAPLFQELFGFYASATDVEQRAVPPYADYIRWLQKQDETLAVNYWQQYLDGYEKAVTLPASAATDSYAHATHRFQLPNELSAELSAFAQARNITVNTIFQTAWGVVLQKYNHTRDVVFGNVVSGRPTGLPGIEAMIGLFINTLPLRIRTEAGDSFATLCAKVHKANFDSFPYEYFPLYEIQSHSQLKNNLLNHVVAFENYPLADQLRELGSDQEGGLLIEQVNVFEQTNYDFHIVVNPGTDFVVNFTYNEHRYSKETMEALQRSLITLLTAASANPDQLVDQLALCSAEDRSLVLERFNDRRQDYPAEQTVDRVFRQVAAANPQKTALEWNDQSFTYAELDAWSDRIAQQLRAKGLGPNNTVGLFVPRCPEMVVGMLGILKTGASFVPLDMANTAERLQYMIGDAGVQVICTRSDLRVQLPQTLDCLHVDELKQSSSAEVTEAAHQAESQAYLMYTSGSSGQPKGCKITHRNILRLVFGPDFIDFGPHQVILQTGSPAFDASTFEVWGALLHGGKLVLVGEEDLLDAERLKAALVRHGVRSMWLTSPLFNRLCEEDPAMFASLESLIVGGDALSVRHIRKAQEQAPGLRVVNGYGPTENTTFSTTHLVTEADLSAERIPIGRPLANSSVYILDQGLQPLPVGAIGEICVGGDGVGLGYQNKPEQTARHFVADPFVPGGRLYRTGDLGRWLPDGTVDYIGRTDFQVKIRGYRVELGEIERALEKLPNIKEVTVQVKELGQDKQLCAYYTAETTVEVSEWRKILSAKLPQYMIPSFFILLDTMPLTLNGKIDQHALPDPASARQEARTPSRALNAVERSITDICASVLGVQSDDIALDDNFFEIGINSLNMITINNRLKAKFEKNIPLTAMFEHTSVARLAEYLESDAGDNSQAEAAQAEEVSKSRGVLVKTSALLRRREDNS; via the coding sequence ATGACTCGCAAAGAGAATATCCAAGATATTTACGGCCTGTCCCCGATGCAAAAGGGGATGTTGCTCAACCATGCGGTAGATCCGACATCTTCCGCCTATACTGAACAATTTGATTTCCGGATCGGCGGCGATGTCGATCCGGAGCGCATGGAGTGGGCGTTGAACCGGCTTTCCGAACGCCATGAAATCCTGCGCACCGTGTTTTCCTATCGCAAAACGGACGAGCCGCGCCAAGTGGTGCTGAAGTCGCGGCCGCCCGAATTTACCGTCATCGATCTGCGGGAGGAGCAAGCTCCGGAAGCGCTCGTCGAGCAATTTAAAACAGAGCAGCGGGAGAGAGGCTTTGATCTGAGCGCCGAAGTTTTGGTGCGCGGCGCCTTGTTGCGACTGGCCGACCAGAAATGGAGCTTCGTCTTCACCTTCCATCATATTCTGTTGGACGGCTGGTCGCTGGCTCCGCTCTTTCAGGAACTGTTTGGCTTCTATGCCAGCGCGACAGACGTTGAACAGCGTGCTGTACCGCCGTACGCCGATTACATTCGCTGGCTGCAAAAGCAGGACGAGACGCTTGCGGTCAACTATTGGCAGCAATATCTGGACGGCTATGAAAAAGCGGTCACGCTGCCCGCTTCCGCTGCGACCGATTCGTATGCGCACGCGACCCATCGCTTTCAGTTGCCAAACGAGCTGTCTGCCGAGCTGAGTGCGTTTGCACAAGCGCGCAACATCACGGTCAATACGATTTTTCAAACGGCGTGGGGCGTTGTGTTGCAAAAATACAACCACACGCGAGATGTCGTGTTTGGCAACGTCGTGTCGGGCCGTCCGACTGGGTTGCCCGGAATCGAAGCGATGATCGGTCTGTTCATCAACACCCTGCCGCTGCGCATCCGCACGGAAGCAGGGGACAGCTTTGCCACATTGTGCGCGAAGGTGCATAAGGCAAACTTTGACTCGTTCCCTTACGAATATTTCCCGCTGTACGAAATTCAAAGCCATTCCCAACTGAAAAATAACCTTTTGAATCATGTGGTGGCTTTTGAAAACTATCCGTTGGCCGACCAGCTTCGCGAACTGGGCTCCGATCAGGAAGGCGGTCTGCTGATCGAGCAGGTCAACGTGTTCGAACAGACCAACTACGACTTCCACATCGTGGTCAATCCGGGAACCGATTTTGTTGTGAACTTTACGTACAACGAACATCGCTATTCCAAGGAGACGATGGAGGCGTTGCAGCGCAGTCTGATCACGTTGCTAACAGCTGCCTCCGCCAACCCGGACCAATTGGTCGATCAGTTGGCGCTCTGCTCTGCAGAGGATCGCTCCCTCGTTCTCGAGCGCTTTAATGATCGTCGTCAGGACTATCCGGCCGAGCAGACGGTGGATCGTGTATTCCGCCAAGTAGCGGCTGCGAATCCGCAAAAGACAGCATTGGAGTGGAACGATCAATCGTTTACCTATGCAGAACTGGATGCATGGTCCGATCGGATCGCGCAACAATTGCGGGCAAAAGGTCTGGGGCCGAACAACACGGTCGGGCTCTTTGTACCGCGCTGCCCGGAGATGGTGGTCGGGATGCTCGGGATTTTGAAAACGGGTGCTTCGTTTGTTCCTTTGGACATGGCCAACACGGCAGAGCGGTTGCAGTACATGATCGGGGATGCTGGGGTGCAGGTGATCTGCACGCGCTCCGATTTGCGCGTACAGCTTCCACAAACTCTCGACTGCCTCCATGTCGATGAATTGAAGCAATCTTCTTCAGCGGAAGTGACCGAGGCCGCGCATCAGGCGGAGAGTCAGGCCTACCTGATGTATACGTCCGGCTCGTCCGGTCAGCCGAAAGGATGCAAAATTACGCACCGCAACATTTTGCGACTGGTGTTTGGCCCTGATTTTATCGACTTCGGGCCGCATCAGGTCATTCTGCAAACAGGCTCCCCCGCTTTTGATGCATCGACGTTCGAAGTTTGGGGCGCATTGCTGCACGGCGGCAAGCTGGTGCTGGTCGGTGAAGAGGATCTGCTCGATGCGGAGCGCCTCAAAGCAGCATTGGTGCGTCACGGGGTGCGCAGCATGTGGTTGACGTCGCCGCTGTTCAACCGCCTCTGTGAGGAAGATCCTGCGATGTTCGCTTCTTTGGAAAGTTTGATTGTCGGCGGGGACGCACTATCGGTCCGCCACATTCGCAAAGCGCAGGAACAGGCGCCAGGTCTGCGGGTGGTCAACGGATACGGACCGACCGAAAACACCACGTTTTCAACGACGCATCTGGTCACAGAAGCTGACCTTTCTGCCGAACGCATTCCGATCGGACGACCGCTGGCCAATTCTTCTGTCTACATTTTGGATCAAGGCTTGCAGCCGCTCCCGGTTGGCGCGATCGGTGAAATTTGCGTCGGCGGTGACGGTGTCGGCTTGGGCTATCAAAACAAACCGGAGCAGACAGCCCGCCATTTTGTGGCCGATCCGTTCGTTCCGGGCGGTCGGCTCTATCGCACCGGCGACCTTGGCCGCTGGCTGCCAGACGGGACGGTCGATTATATCGGGCGCACCGATTTCCAAGTGAAAATCCGCGGCTATCGGGTGGAGCTGGGCGAGATCGAACGCGCGTTGGAGAAACTGCCGAACATCAAAGAAGTGACGGTACAGGTCAAAGAGCTCGGACAGGATAAGCAACTCTGCGCGTACTACACGGCCGAAACGACCGTTGAAGTCAGCGAGTGGAGAAAAATCCTCTCCGCCAAACTGCCGCAGTATATGATTCCGTCGTTCTTCATCTTACTGGATACGATGCCGCTGACCTTGAACGGAAAGATCGATCAGCACGCGCTCCCCGACCCGGCATCAGCCCGTCAGGAAGCGCGCACACCGTCTCGCGCTCTCAATGCGGTGGAACGCTCGATCACCGACATCTGCGCGTCCGTCTTGGGCGTTCAAAGCGACGACATCGCACTCGATGACAATTTCTTTGAGATCGGGATCAACTCGTTGAACATGATCACGATCAACAATCGCCTCAAGGCGAAGTTCGAGAAGAACATTCCGCTGACGGCGATGTTCGAACATACCAGTGTGGCGCGGTTGGCCGAATATCTGGAGTCCGATGCAGGAGACAATTCGCAAGCGGAAGCAGCTCAAGCTGAAGAAGTCTCCAAATCGAGAGGCGTGTTAGTCAAAACGAGTGCATTGCTGCGCAGAAGGGAGGACAATTCGTGA